In the Chitinivibrionales bacterium genome, CCTAAAAAAAAGTTCCAGGTTTCAGGTTCCAGATTACAAATTTACGGAATGAGCGTTTATCCTGTAAACCTTTAATCTGCAGCCTGGAATCTGGAACTGTTTTTTCCGACGCCTGTCTCACGGCATTAAATCATAGGACGGATAATGTCTTTTGAACAGCTCACCCCGGATGTCATATTGTCTTCGGTCGAAAAGGCCTGCGGAATAAAACTCACAGGCCTGACCATTGCCCTCCCCAGCTACATAAACCGTGTTTATGAACTCCGCGCCGAAGACGGCGCAAAACTCATCGTCAAATTCTACCGTCCCGGCCGCTGGACCCTTCAGGCCGTCCAGGACGAGCACCGGTTCGTGCTTGACTGCCAGGAGGCCGAGCTTCCGGTGGTGCCTGCATTGCCGCTTAAAAACGGCTCCACTATCGGGGAGAATGACGGCATTTTGTTCGCGGTGTATCCCCGGCGCGCGGGAAGGCAGTTTGAGATCAACAGCGACGGGGACTGGTCGCGGCTCGGCTCGCTCGTGGCGCGCATGCACCTGTGCGGCGAAAAACGAAACGCCGGGGGACGCATCCTCATGCATCCCCGCATGTCAACGAAGGCGGACGTCGATCACCTGTGCGGCGCGGTGATCCCGGAAAAATTCCGCGGTGCCTACGGCGCTGCGGCCGGGCAGCTCATCGATGCGGCCGCGCCGCTCTTCGACGGCCTCGAACGCATCCGCATCCACGGGGACTGCCACCGGGGCAATATTCTTGACAGGCTGGAACAGGGCCTGCTCCTCATCGACTTTGACGACATGGCCATGGGCCCGCCCGTGCAGGACCTGTGGCTCCTGCTCCCGGACCGCGCCGCGAAATCGTCGCGCGAAATCGGGCTGTTCCTTTCGGGATACGAGCGGTTCAGGAAGTTCGACCGCGCAAGCGTCCGCTGTATCGAGGCGCTGCGCGCCATGCGCATGATCTACTTCCTCTCCTGGTGCAGCAGGCAGGTGGATGATTTCCAGTTCAAGCGGAATTTCCCGGATTGGGGAAGCGACAGGTTCTGGCAGACGGAGATCAATGATTTACGGGAGCAGGTGGGACT is a window encoding:
- a CDS encoding serine/threonine protein kinase, whose translation is MSFEQLTPDVILSSVEKACGIKLTGLTIALPSYINRVYELRAEDGAKLIVKFYRPGRWTLQAVQDEHRFVLDCQEAELPVVPALPLKNGSTIGENDGILFAVYPRRAGRQFEINSDGDWSRLGSLVARMHLCGEKRNAGGRILMHPRMSTKADVDHLCGAVIPEKFRGAYGAAAGQLIDAAAPLFDGLERIRIHGDCHRGNILDRLEQGLLLIDFDDMAMGPPVQDLWLLLPDRAAKSSREIGLFLSGYERFRKFDRASVRCIEALRAMRMIYFLSWCSRQVDDFQFKRNFPDWGSDRFWQTEINDLREQVGLVIDKMESSGRDYL